In Halogranum gelatinilyticum, the DNA window CTGGCCGACCCGGAGTGCCTGGTCGCGGCCGGTGCCGGGAGCGAGATACGCCTCCTCGGGACCGTAGAGTGCCGCACCGACCCGGTTGCTCGCGTCGAGCAGGGCCTCGGTGAGCCGTTCGCCCGCGTACGCCGAGAGCCAGACGGCGTCGGGTTCGCCCGCCTCGCGGACGACGTGGGCCGGCGGTCGGGTGTCGACGAGGAGGACGACCGTCGCGGCGCGTTCCTGGCGGAACTCGACCGTCGTCAGCTCGCCCGTCCGGGCGTAGCGCTTCCAGTCGATCCGGCTCATCGGGTCCGAGGGATGGTGTTTCCGGGTCGCGTAGAACTCCAGGCCCTGGCCGCCGACGTCGGTCGAGACGCGGCCGCTGCTGGCGACGGTCTGGGCCGCCAGCGAGAGCCGTTCGACGCCCGCCTCGCAGGTGAGCGTCGTCGGCACCTCGACCGCGAGTCGCTTCTCCGCGCCGCCGCTGACGTTGCGCGCGACGAGGACGGTCTCGTCGAACTGGTGGCTGCCGCGGGAGGCGCGGACGGTGTAGGTGAGCGTCTCGCGCTCGCCCGCGCGGAGGCTCGTACAGACCCGCGGACTGCCGTCCTCCACGGCGACCCTTTCGGGAACGCCGTCGACGACCCGGAGGTCCGCGACCGGTCCCTCGCCCTCGTTGGTGACGGTGAGCGTCACTTCGACGGTCGAGCCGGGCGCGGGTGACGTCTCGCTCAGCGTCCGGTCGACCGCGAGGTCGAGTTCCGGCGGCCGGGTGGCGTAGCGGTAGCCCGCGTACGTGAGACCGACGGCGGCCGAGAGGAACATCGCCGGATTGCCGACGACCAGCCCCGAGACACCGGCGAGGAGTCCGACAGTGAGTCCGACGTCCCAGCGACCCGGGCCGCCGGTGAAGCGGACGGAGTCACGCTCGTTCTCGGTGCTCACGGCCGGTCACCCCCCACGCCAGTGGCGACCTCGTGGTCGGTGATGCGGTCGGTGTCCCCGTCGCTCTCCTCGGCAGCACCGTCGGTGCTGTCGGTGGCGACGGTACCGTCGCGGTCGTCGGACTCGTCGTCCGTGTCGTCGGCATCGTCACCAGGTGCCCACCGACGGTCGTCGGCAGCGGCGGTGGCCGTCGACCGTTCGCGTACGGGCTGGGGGGCGCGCTCCTCGCGCGCTCGACGGTCGGTCGCGGCGTCGGCCGTCGTGTGGGTCACGTCCTCACCGACGTCGCGATACTCGGGGTCGATGGCGGTGATGGCCTCGACGGTGTCGCGGACGTGTCGCCGGTAGGATTCGCCGCTGGCCCAGTCGCGGATACGAACCGACAGGGGGAGTCGCGTCTCGCTCTGGTCGCCGAGGAACCGTGCTGCCCGCGGGGAGTCCGTCCACGTGCCCTCGGCAAGGCGGTTCCGGGCGAGCTGCGGCGCGCAGTTCTCGGCCTCGCTGATGGCGACGACGGCCGCTTCGTAGAGCGAGTCGTAGGTCTCACGGCGGAACTTGTTCGTCTCCCACTGTGCGAGCTCCTCGCCGCTCGTCGCGCGGTCGATGGCCTCGCCGACCGCCCGGCCCTCGGTGAAGTAGGCGAACTCGGGGTGGCGGTCGGGGATTGTGACGGCCGGGTCGTCGGCGGGCTCCGAACGCTCGGAGAGCCACCAGACGCCGGCGATACCCGTGATGACACCGACGACGAAGATAGCGCGACGGTTGGCGAGGAGCAGGTCGCCCGCGAGCGGGACAGCCGGTGGCAGCCACGCCGCCGGGAGCGCGGCGACGAGGACCGCGAGGAGAAACGAGACCGAGCCGAGGGCGAGTGCCGCCTCGCGGGAGCCGAGGGCGTCGCTCGCGCGGTCGACGAGCCGCGTGAAGACGTTAGCGAGCGTGCCGGTGAGGCGGCCAGCACCGCGGCCGAGGAGTCTACCGAGAGTCACTCGCCGTCACCTCCGTCGAGGATACGGCGGAGCGCGGCGCGGGCGGCTCGCAGGCGGTCTGCCGTCGACGGCCGACCGCCGTACCGGACCTCCTCGAAAGTCGTCGTCAGCTGTTCGACCGCCGTAGAGGGGAAGCCGGCGTCGATGGCGGCCCGAGCGTAGTCGCGGGGGGTCGCACTCCGGCGGTTGGGGACCGGGACGACCTCGACCATCGCGGCCCAGACCTCCTGGACCGTGCTCGGGGGCGCGTCGTCCCCGGGTTCTGGACTCGGGGTGTCGCGTCCGGCGGTCCCCTCGTCGGTGTCGCCGTCACCGCGAGGGCCGCGGCCGAAGGAGCCGCCGACCCGCGAGAGGCTGCCAGCCATCGAGAAGAGACCGCCGCCGAGCGCGCGGGGCAGCGAGACGAAGGCGGCCGCGAAGCCAGCGGTGAACAGTCGGACGGAGCCGAGTGCCGCGCGACCTGCACCGGCGGCGACGACGCCGAGGCTGCTCGCGACTTCGGTCGTGAGACTGCCGAGGCTGTCGAGCAGGCCGGGAACGGACGCCGAGAGACCGACGACGAACGTCATCGTCCGGCGGGGGACCGCGCCGACGACGCCACGGAGTCGGGCCTGAAGGGCTGGTAGTTCGACACCGGCGACAGTGAGTTCGTTGCCGAGCGGGACGAGCAAGAAGCCGACGCCGCCGACGACGAGCACGGTCCCCGCGAGGAGGACCGCGACGAGGAAGTCACCGAGACCGTCGGTGCGAACCTGCGAGCCGGCCGCTGGCGTCGACTCGTCGGTCGTCGGTTCGGGCGTCGGCGTCGCGGTCGCCTCGTCGGACGTCGGCTCCGGTGTCGCTGTGGGGGTACTGGTAAACTGTGCGGGGTCCGACGGCGTGGACGCGCCGTCGAGCGGGGCGTCTGTGAGGCCGCCCCCACCGTCCGCGCTGGTGGGATAGGTCCCGAAGCCCGTCGCGGGAAACAGCGACGCGGCGAAGGCGACGACCAGCACACAGAGGAGGGCGAGAGCGGCACGAGCGGGGTCGTAAGCCACGGTCATGCTGCGTCGCAATCGGTTAAAATCCTTGTCCCTCTGAGAAAACATTTAAGCGAGCGTTTCGACGTACCGACAGAGATGTCCTCGGACACCGCCCTGACCCTCCGGATGGCGGG includes these proteins:
- a CDS encoding DUF58 domain-containing protein; the protein is MSTENERDSVRFTGGPGRWDVGLTVGLLAGVSGLVVGNPAMFLSAAVGLTYAGYRYATRPPELDLAVDRTLSETSPAPGSTVEVTLTVTNEGEGPVADLRVVDGVPERVAVEDGSPRVCTSLRAGERETLTYTVRASRGSHQFDETVLVARNVSGGAEKRLAVEVPTTLTCEAGVERLSLAAQTVASSGRVSTDVGGQGLEFYATRKHHPSDPMSRIDWKRYARTGELTTVEFRQERAATVVLLVDTRPPAHVVREAGEPDAVWLSAYAGERLTEALLDASNRVGAALYGPEEAYLAPGTGRDQALRVGQLFETIEPPADEPDMFGADDQWGFDSLLKRLPSAAQVVFLSPLVDDEPTTALRRLQAHGHSVTVVTPNLSGETLGGTVARLERARRFSDLRRREIRVVEWSPDEPLYTAVDRATARWSP
- a CDS encoding DUF4129 domain-containing protein, coding for MAYDPARAALALLCVLVVAFAASLFPATGFGTYPTSADGGGGLTDAPLDGASTPSDPAQFTSTPTATPEPTSDEATATPTPEPTTDESTPAAGSQVRTDGLGDFLVAVLLAGTVLVVGGVGFLLVPLGNELTVAGVELPALQARLRGVVGAVPRRTMTFVVGLSASVPGLLDSLGSLTTEVASSLGVVAAGAGRAALGSVRLFTAGFAAAFVSLPRALGGGLFSMAGSLSRVGGSFGRGPRGDGDTDEGTAGRDTPSPEPGDDAPPSTVQEVWAAMVEVVPVPNRRSATPRDYARAAIDAGFPSTAVEQLTTTFEEVRYGGRPSTADRLRAARAALRRILDGGDGE
- a CDS encoding DUF7269 family protein, with product MTLGRLLGRGAGRLTGTLANVFTRLVDRASDALGSREAALALGSVSFLLAVLVAALPAAWLPPAVPLAGDLLLANRRAIFVVGVITGIAGVWWLSERSEPADDPAVTIPDRHPEFAYFTEGRAVGEAIDRATSGEELAQWETNKFRRETYDSLYEAAVVAISEAENCAPQLARNRLAEGTWTDSPRAARFLGDQSETRLPLSVRIRDWASGESYRRHVRDTVEAITAIDPEYRDVGEDVTHTTADAATDRRAREERAPQPVRERSTATAAADDRRWAPGDDADDTDDESDDRDGTVATDSTDGAAEESDGDTDRITDHEVATGVGGDRP